From a single Herbiconiux sp. SALV-R1 genomic region:
- a CDS encoding GntR family transcriptional regulator: protein MNQPRVAVVDESRPIFVQIAEQIENDIIGGALPEETQVPSTNEFAAFHRINPATAGKGVNLLVDEGILYKKRGIGMFVAEGARDRLVAKRRDQFETEYVQPLVTEADKLGISREELAAMIRGGSR from the coding sequence ATGAACCAACCAAGGGTCGCCGTCGTGGATGAGTCACGACCGATCTTCGTTCAGATCGCGGAGCAGATCGAGAACGACATCATCGGGGGCGCGCTCCCCGAAGAGACCCAGGTTCCCTCCACGAACGAGTTCGCGGCGTTCCACCGCATCAACCCGGCGACCGCCGGGAAGGGCGTGAACCTGCTCGTCGACGAGGGGATCCTCTACAAGAAGAGGGGAATCGGCATGTTCGTCGCCGAAGGGGCACGTGACCGCCTCGTGGCCAAGCGCCGCGACCAGTTCGAGACCGAGTACGTGCAGCCGCTCGTCACCGAGGCCGACAAGCTCGGCATCTCGCGTGAGGAGCTCGCTGCGATGATCAGAGGAGGCTCACGATGA
- a CDS encoding isochorismatase family protein — protein sequence MARALFIIDVQNDFIEGGALGVEGGTAVANGISKLLAEHREAYDFVIASRDWHDPESDNGGHFALDGEPDFESSWPVHCVAGTYGAEYHDELTTNAIDHHVRKGQGEPAYSIYEGTTEEGGTVHELLDANGVTEVDIAGLATDHCVRASALDAIEHGRHVRIITDLIAGVTPETSRAAIAELAHAGADLVTSDLVER from the coding sequence ATGGCACGAGCGCTGTTCATCATCGACGTTCAGAACGACTTCATCGAGGGCGGTGCGCTCGGGGTGGAGGGCGGCACCGCGGTCGCCAACGGCATCTCGAAGCTCCTCGCCGAGCACCGCGAGGCGTACGACTTCGTCATCGCCTCCCGCGACTGGCACGACCCCGAGTCGGACAACGGCGGCCACTTCGCCCTCGACGGCGAGCCCGACTTCGAGAGCAGCTGGCCGGTGCACTGCGTCGCGGGCACCTACGGTGCCGAGTACCACGACGAGCTCACCACCAACGCCATCGACCACCACGTGCGCAAGGGCCAGGGCGAGCCGGCCTACTCCATCTACGAGGGCACCACCGAGGAGGGCGGCACCGTGCATGAGCTGCTCGACGCGAACGGGGTGACCGAGGTCGACATCGCCGGTCTCGCCACCGATCACTGTGTGCGCGCCTCCGCTCTCGACGCCATCGAGCACGGCCGTCACGTGCGCATCATCACCGACCTCATCGCCGGCGTGACACCGGAGACGTCGCGGGCGGCCATCGCCGAGCTCGCGCACGCGGGTGCCGACCTCGTCACCTCCGACCTCGTCGAGCGCTGA